A genome region from Armatimonadota bacterium includes the following:
- a CDS encoding ROK family protein, translating to MSKDLKKLAELGIPKVKPPLDDMFRPAVLANRAFRELVKESGRGVPLVIGLERGDGTRSRYETQILPASHEKASLNFPYVERLVKFFLWQKGAWKVTIGGPREIGEYIQEVYSPNGERAFDWDFMGPTTYERPFEVEITDPEKVAPPHEVSAALGRHLDGCRIGFDLGASDRKAAAVINGEPVFSEEVVWDPRGQSDPEYHYREIMAGLKSAAAHMPRVDAIGGSSAGVIINNRPMVASLFRGVPKELFETKVKSIFNRMGEEWGVPLVVVNDGDVTALAGAMSLNDNAVLGIAMGSSEAAGYVNQEGNITGWLNELAFAPIDYHPDAPVDEWSGDAGCGVQYLSQQGVFRLASAAGIELNENLSLADKLKSVQNLLEAGEERAKQIWHTIGCYVGYAIAHYADFYEIRHMLVLGRVTSGSGGPIIIERAKEVLRTEFPELVDRISLHLPEDEATRRVGQAVAAASLPEIKK from the coding sequence ATGAGTAAAGATTTGAAAAAGCTAGCAGAACTCGGTATACCGAAGGTTAAACCGCCATTGGATGACATGTTCCGCCCAGCGGTCCTAGCAAACCGGGCATTTCGCGAACTTGTCAAGGAATCTGGCAGAGGCGTCCCTCTCGTCATAGGTTTGGAGAGAGGAGATGGAACCAGGTCGCGATATGAAACGCAAATACTTCCGGCGAGCCATGAGAAAGCTAGCCTCAATTTTCCATACGTTGAGCGCCTGGTAAAGTTCTTTCTATGGCAGAAAGGCGCGTGGAAAGTAACCATTGGCGGCCCGAGAGAGATTGGCGAATACATCCAGGAAGTTTATTCGCCAAATGGGGAGCGCGCCTTTGATTGGGACTTCATGGGCCCAACTACGTACGAGAGGCCATTCGAAGTTGAAATTACCGACCCTGAAAAGGTCGCCCCACCGCACGAAGTTAGCGCTGCTCTTGGTAGGCACTTAGACGGATGCCGCATAGGATTCGATCTCGGTGCAAGCGATCGGAAAGCCGCCGCTGTGATTAATGGCGAGCCCGTTTTCAGCGAGGAAGTTGTATGGGACCCACGCGGACAGAGCGATCCAGAGTACCACTACCGCGAAATCATGGCTGGGCTCAAATCGGCCGCCGCCCATATGCCTCGGGTAGACGCAATAGGCGGGAGCTCTGCTGGGGTTATTATCAACAACCGCCCAATGGTTGCCTCGTTATTCCGCGGCGTTCCGAAGGAGCTGTTTGAGACAAAAGTAAAATCAATATTCAATCGAATGGGCGAAGAATGGGGTGTTCCACTAGTTGTTGTAAACGACGGCGACGTAACCGCACTCGCAGGTGCAATGTCTCTAAATGACAACGCAGTTCTTGGCATTGCAATGGGGTCAAGCGAAGCGGCAGGATACGTCAACCAAGAAGGAAATATCACAGGGTGGTTGAATGAACTTGCTTTTGCGCCAATTGACTACCATCCTGATGCCCCAGTAGACGAATGGTCAGGTGACGCTGGCTGTGGCGTTCAATATCTTTCCCAGCAGGGCGTATTCAGGTTGGCAAGCGCAGCAGGAATCGAACTTAATGAGAATCTGAGTTTAGCAGACAAGCTAAAATCGGTTCAAAACTTGCTTGAGGCGGGCGAAGAACGTGCAAAGCAAATCTGGCACACAATTGGTTGCTATGTAGGGTACGCCATTGCCCACTATGCTGACTTTTATGAAATCAGGCACATGCTAGTTCTTGGACGCGTAACCTCAGGCAGTGGAGGCCCAATAATAATCGAGCGTGCGAAGGAAGTCTTGCGGACGGAATTTCCTGAGCTCGTGGACCGGATATCGCTTCACCTGCCGGAGGACGAAGCCACACGTCGTGTTGGCCAAGCCGTTGCGGCGGCAAGCCTTCCGGAGATTAAGAAATAA
- a CDS encoding MFS transporter: MFAALRHRNYRLYWSGILISAIGSWVQTIAQGWLVFKLTNSSLMLGTVLFLNSIPFTALSLFAGVIADRVDRRKLLLLTQSILALSAFILGVLVTIGSIRIWHIMGLAFLSGCANAFDIPTRHSSIPFLVAKEHLMNAIALQSAAFNSARIIGPAIAGILVEHIGIGRCFFVNSVSFLAVIAALILIKIKSPKTAERADVLSEFRQGMRYVWEHSTIRTLIIMVAFPSVFSMPYTTLMPVFADRVLKVGVTGCGTLMSAVGIGALVGALNLAFFSNSQRKGLILSIASVSLAVMLILFANSKIFPLSLVFLVGLGFMNVTYLATTNTLVQSIVPDNLRGRVVSAYLFAFQGLLPLGHIQAGALANVIGVQATLTIGGIICGSAATLMLLCQPKVRCLK; the protein is encoded by the coding sequence TTGTTCGCCGCACTCAGACACCGAAATTATAGGCTGTATTGGTCAGGAATACTGATCTCAGCCATTGGTAGCTGGGTGCAGACAATTGCTCAGGGATGGCTTGTCTTCAAGCTAACAAACTCCTCCCTGATGCTTGGCACAGTGCTGTTTTTAAATAGTATTCCCTTCACAGCGCTGTCGCTTTTCGCGGGGGTGATTGCAGACCGGGTTGACCGCCGAAAATTACTGCTGCTGACCCAAAGCATATTGGCACTTTCGGCGTTCATATTAGGGGTGCTCGTCACTATTGGGAGCATTAGAATTTGGCATATAATGGGGTTGGCGTTTTTGAGTGGATGTGCAAACGCTTTCGATATCCCCACACGCCATTCGAGCATTCCTTTCCTTGTTGCAAAAGAGCACCTGATGAATGCAATTGCCTTGCAGTCGGCAGCGTTCAACAGCGCACGTATCATTGGGCCGGCGATTGCAGGGATACTTGTAGAACACATTGGGATAGGGCGGTGTTTTTTCGTTAATTCGGTTAGCTTTTTGGCAGTCATTGCGGCTTTAATATTAATAAAAATAAAGAGTCCGAAGACTGCAGAGCGAGCCGACGTGCTCTCTGAGTTTCGACAAGGAATGAGATATGTTTGGGAGCACAGCACCATTAGGACTCTTATCATTATGGTGGCATTTCCCAGTGTGTTTTCGATGCCTTATACAACGTTGATGCCTGTGTTTGCAGACCGAGTGCTAAAAGTTGGCGTGACTGGCTGTGGGACCCTAATGTCGGCGGTAGGTATAGGAGCACTTGTTGGAGCATTGAATCTTGCATTTTTTAGCAATTCTCAGAGGAAAGGCTTGATTCTCTCCATAGCCTCGGTCTCGCTTGCAGTTATGCTGATACTTTTTGCAAATTCAAAGATATTTCCCTTGTCGCTGGTTTTTTTGGTTGGCCTTGGTTTTATGAATGTAACTTACCTTGCAACGACAAATACGCTTGTGCAGAGCATTGTGCCGGATAATCTTAGGGGGCGCGTTGTGAGCGCATACTTATTTGCATTCCAAGGCCTTTTGCCACTTGGGCATATTCAGGCGGGGGCGCTGGCAAATGTAATTGGAGTGCAAGCCACATTGACTATAGGTGGTATTATCTGCGGCAGCGCTGCTACTCTGATGCTCTTATGCCAACCCAAAGTAAGGTGCCTTAAGTGA
- a CDS encoding STAS domain-containing protein encodes MDFKVNLEYDGEMPVVVVTGDLDFDTSPHLAKCLQQLIEGNHTTFCVDLSGVEYMDSEGLKALIKAYHELKGKGKIQVRGTHGSIRRIFEISGLHKLFDIK; translated from the coding sequence ATGGACTTCAAAGTAAACCTCGAATACGATGGCGAAATGCCTGTCGTCGTCGTAACTGGTGACCTTGACTTCGATACATCCCCGCATCTCGCCAAATGTCTCCAACAACTAATAGAAGGCAATCATACCACTTTTTGCGTAGACCTAAGTGGCGTCGAATACATGGATTCGGAGGGATTGAAAGCTCTTATTAAAGCTTACCATGAGTTAAAAGGAAAAGGGAAAATTCAGGTGAGAGGAACTCATGGCTCAATCCGCCGAATATTTGAAATCTCAGGTCTACACAAACTCTTCGACATTAAATAA
- a CDS encoding TIGR03960 family B12-binding radical SAM protein: MSKQLAETIRKRLEKETGTIYKPHAANIRFALAFPNTYYIGMSNLGFQVVYRLLNETEGAVCERVFLPDADDMADLLRTNEPLISMESQMPVRNFDVLAFSISYELDYLNVLKILSLSKISELPEDRGPDQPLVIAGGAAVTFNPETLAPFFDAFIIGEAEELIKEMVEILRRPNDRDAILEALAQVEGIYIPKFYHPSYKDDGTLSGYKVTHGAPERIRRRWVRNLNLYNPASVIQTPETEFSNMILAEIARGCGRQCRFCVAGHIYRPPRPRSPESVLAGIKASEHSARQTRVGLVSASVFDHPSSLLICQSLIEQNRLFSISSTRLDTLNRDIVRALHAGGHETLTLAPEAGSERLRLVINKPISDEAILNATAIAWDGGFRSLKLYFMVGLPTEEAKDVYAIIHLVTKIAEAFKWRRLIVSASCFVPKPWTPFQWCSMEHEKELSEKLTTIRRALRTVKHVNVSCESAREAVVQGILARGDRRLKEILLLMHREGLSWRKAFENAQISPEFYAHRQRHKDEIFPWDHIHIGVAKAYLWAEYERAMMAAPTEECLVGVCRRCGVCHT; the protein is encoded by the coding sequence ATGTCAAAGCAACTAGCAGAGACTATTAGGAAGCGCCTTGAAAAGGAAACGGGCACAATCTATAAACCCCACGCTGCAAACATTCGATTCGCCCTCGCTTTTCCAAACACATACTACATCGGCATGTCAAATCTAGGTTTCCAAGTAGTCTACCGATTGCTAAATGAAACCGAGGGCGCAGTCTGTGAGAGAGTTTTCCTCCCCGATGCTGATGATATGGCAGACCTACTCAGAACCAACGAGCCGCTTATAAGCATGGAATCCCAAATGCCAGTTCGAAATTTTGATGTGCTGGCTTTTTCAATCTCATATGAGCTTGATTACCTCAATGTGCTTAAAATACTTTCTCTTTCGAAAATTAGCGAACTTCCAGAGGATCGTGGGCCAGACCAGCCTCTTGTAATCGCAGGGGGAGCCGCAGTTACATTCAATCCCGAAACTTTAGCGCCGTTCTTCGATGCCTTTATAATTGGTGAGGCGGAAGAACTCATCAAGGAAATGGTTGAGATACTTCGTCGTCCGAATGATCGTGATGCCATTTTGGAAGCCCTGGCACAAGTCGAAGGAATCTACATACCGAAGTTCTACCACCCCTCGTATAAAGACGACGGCACGCTCAGCGGCTACAAAGTAACCCACGGCGCACCAGAACGAATTAGACGGCGCTGGGTAAGGAATCTCAACTTGTATAACCCTGCAAGCGTCATACAAACGCCCGAGACCGAATTTTCGAACATGATACTCGCCGAGATTGCGCGCGGGTGTGGCAGGCAATGCAGATTCTGCGTTGCGGGACATATTTATCGCCCTCCAAGACCCCGAAGCCCAGAATCTGTGCTTGCGGGGATAAAGGCTTCCGAGCACTCAGCACGACAAACAAGAGTAGGCCTTGTGAGCGCTTCGGTGTTCGACCATCCAAGTTCGCTTTTAATTTGCCAATCGCTTATCGAGCAAAACAGACTTTTTTCGATATCATCCACTCGGTTGGACACCCTCAACCGCGACATTGTAAGAGCCCTTCACGCAGGCGGCCATGAGACTCTAACATTGGCACCGGAGGCAGGAAGTGAGCGGCTTCGATTGGTAATAAACAAGCCAATAAGCGACGAGGCGATACTTAATGCGACGGCCATTGCCTGGGACGGCGGCTTTCGAAGCTTGAAGCTCTATTTTATGGTTGGCCTTCCAACTGAGGAAGCCAAAGATGTTTATGCAATCATTCATCTTGTTACAAAAATTGCTGAGGCATTTAAATGGCGGCGGCTTATCGTATCTGCTAGCTGCTTTGTTCCTAAACCCTGGACACCATTCCAATGGTGCTCAATGGAACATGAAAAAGAACTTTCAGAAAAATTAACGACCATCCGAAGGGCACTTCGAACTGTCAAACATGTGAACGTTTCATGCGAAAGCGCAAGGGAAGCCGTGGTCCAAGGAATCCTCGCTAGAGGCGACCGCAGGCTCAAAGAAATACTCCTCTTGATGCATCGTGAGGGTCTCTCATGGCGCAAAGCTTTTGAGAATGCTCAGATTTCCCCCGAGTTTTACGCTCATCGGCAAAGACACAAAGATGAAATTTTCCCTTGGGACCACATCCACATCGGGGTGGCAAAAGCATATCTCTGGGCTGAATACGAGCGAGCAATGATGGCTGCTCCTACGGAAGAATGTTTGGTCGGAGTCTGCCGTAGATGCGGCGTCTGCCATACTTAG
- the ftsZ gene encoding cell division protein FtsZ, giving the protein MANGSNSDHYAKIKVVGIGGGGTNAVNRMIECGVTGVGFLAMNTDAQVLAMSSADERLQIGENLTKGLGCGGDPEIGRNAAEESKQDIKKALEGADMVFITAGMGGGTGTGAAPIVAQISKELGALTVAVVTKPFSFEGPRRARTAEEGIDSLRDKVDTIITIPNDRLLAVTEKKATLIEAFRMADDILRQGVQGISDIITIPGMINVDFADVKAVMADAGTALMGIGYATGDNRAVEAAQAAISSPLLESTIEGARGVLFNITGGPDLTLSEVYEAADVIFKTSDERDANIIFGTVINERMEGAVQVTVLATGFDGARTMGTERMTARESIPTRGVTEDFDIPAFLRRR; this is encoded by the coding sequence ATGGCAAACGGCAGCAATTCGGACCATTACGCAAAAATCAAAGTGGTCGGCATTGGGGGAGGAGGCACGAACGCAGTCAATCGCATGATTGAGTGCGGCGTTACCGGTGTAGGCTTCCTAGCCATGAACACCGATGCGCAGGTCCTTGCAATGTCATCTGCTGACGAACGGTTGCAGATTGGCGAGAACCTTACAAAAGGCCTGGGTTGTGGTGGCGATCCTGAGATTGGACGAAATGCGGCTGAGGAAAGCAAGCAAGATATCAAAAAGGCACTTGAAGGCGCGGACATGGTCTTCATCACCGCAGGCATGGGCGGCGGCACTGGGACAGGCGCCGCTCCGATTGTGGCCCAGATTTCCAAAGAATTGGGCGCTCTCACGGTAGCTGTGGTCACCAAACCATTCAGCTTCGAGGGACCCCGAAGAGCGCGCACAGCGGAGGAAGGCATAGACAGCCTCAGGGACAAAGTTGATACAATCATCACAATCCCAAATGACCGTTTACTAGCAGTCACCGAAAAGAAAGCCACCCTTATTGAGGCGTTCCGGATGGCAGACGACATTCTCAGGCAGGGTGTTCAGGGAATTTCAGATATCATCACTATTCCCGGCATGATTAACGTGGACTTTGCGGACGTTAAGGCTGTAATGGCGGACGCGGGAACAGCCCTAATGGGCATTGGATATGCAACAGGCGACAATCGCGCTGTGGAGGCTGCTCAGGCGGCGATATCAAGCCCGCTTCTTGAAAGCACCATCGAAGGAGCCAGGGGCGTGCTCTTCAACATTACCGGCGGCCCAGATTTGACGCTCTCCGAGGTGTACGAAGCAGCTGATGTTATATTCAAGACAAGCGACGAACGCGACGCAAATATTATCTTTGGAACAGTTATTAACGAGCGAATGGAAGGCGCAGTCCAGGTCACTGTTCTAGCAACTGGCTTCGACGGAGCTAGGACGATGGGCACCGAACGCATGACAGCCCGCGAGAGCATTCCCACTCGCGGCGTGACAGAAGACTTTGACATCCCTGCTTTCCTGCGACGAAGATAA
- the ftsA gene encoding cell division protein FtsA, producing the protein MDYSYLISSLDIGTTKICCLVAEVTTGASLEILGVGITPCTGLRKGVVVDIASTVSAIRKAVEEAQKMAGEKIDSVVVGITGEHIACLNSRSVVAITHPRREITEADLERALESSRTIVLPSDREIIHAIPRWYSVDGQRGVRTPIGMHGNRLEVETHVVTGVSTFLQNVLKCVNQAGLSVDGTVLEPVATGECVLLPAERELGVALADIGGGTSDVAAYIEGEIYFSGIVPVGGNHVTKDISVGLRTTIEEAERIKLNYGYAAIKFVGNDESFEFTSIGSNKVRRLPQKVLAEIIEPRAAEMCQLIGEQIEKAGCREKLSAGLVLTGGGALLRGLPELMSEILGLPVRVGAPSNLTGHASAVSSPACSTAVGLLEFWRKYQDKQMDERRDGTVLFNILKRIREVFARIYQD; encoded by the coding sequence TTGGACTACAGCTATCTAATAAGCAGTCTAGACATTGGGACCACTAAAATTTGCTGTCTAGTTGCCGAGGTAACCACTGGTGCAAGCCTTGAAATACTGGGTGTTGGAATAACTCCATGCACGGGGTTAAGGAAAGGGGTGGTAGTAGATATTGCCTCGACCGTTTCAGCCATCCGCAAGGCAGTCGAGGAAGCACAAAAAATGGCAGGCGAAAAGATAGACTCCGTAGTTGTCGGCATAACTGGCGAACATATCGCCTGCCTAAATAGTAGAAGCGTTGTAGCAATAACACATCCGAGGAGAGAAATTACCGAGGCTGATTTAGAGCGTGCCTTGGAATCGTCCAGAACTATTGTTCTGCCTTCCGACCGTGAAATAATCCATGCAATCCCGCGATGGTACTCGGTTGATGGACAGCGTGGCGTTCGCACCCCAATTGGAATGCATGGAAATCGGTTAGAAGTAGAAACTCATGTTGTAACAGGGGTATCCACATTCCTCCAAAATGTGTTAAAATGTGTCAACCAAGCTGGGCTGTCGGTTGATGGCACGGTACTTGAGCCCGTAGCAACCGGCGAATGTGTACTTTTGCCAGCGGAGCGCGAGCTTGGCGTTGCCCTGGCAGACATTGGCGGCGGCACAAGTGACGTTGCCGCATATATAGAAGGAGAAATATATTTCTCTGGGATTGTTCCCGTCGGCGGAAACCATGTTACAAAGGACATATCCGTCGGCCTTCGAACAACAATTGAGGAAGCGGAGCGCATCAAACTAAATTATGGATATGCTGCCATAAAATTTGTGGGAAATGATGAAAGCTTCGAATTCACCAGCATAGGCAGCAATAAAGTAAGGCGGCTTCCCCAAAAAGTGCTGGCAGAGATAATCGAACCCAGAGCCGCAGAGATGTGCCAGCTCATTGGGGAGCAGATAGAAAAGGCAGGATGCCGAGAAAAGCTCTCTGCTGGGCTAGTGCTAACTGGCGGAGGAGCACTACTTCGGGGTCTGCCGGAGTTGATGTCCGAGATACTAGGCCTCCCCGTGAGAGTCGGGGCGCCGTCAAACCTAACTGGGCATGCAAGCGCGGTGAGCAGTCCAGCATGTTCGACGGCGGTCGGTCTGCTAGAGTTCTGGCGCAAATACCAGGACAAACAAATGGACGAAAGGCGCGACGGCACAGTTCTCTTTAACATATTAAAGCGTATCCGCGAGGTATTTGCTAGGATTTACCAAGACTAG
- a CDS encoding small basic family protein encodes MVWLPIVGLLIGFIIIYLPNVTVPAGFASYLSLATLAGLDSLFGGIRAGLEEKFRADIFISGFLVNTLLAVLLAYLGDQIGVDLFLAAVVALGGRVFLNLSLIRRYWLTQIALTKKEH; translated from the coding sequence ATGGTTTGGCTGCCGATAGTTGGCTTATTAATTGGATTCATAATTATATATTTACCAAATGTTACAGTACCAGCTGGATTTGCAAGCTACCTTTCCCTGGCGACACTTGCCGGATTGGACTCACTTTTTGGCGGTATTCGCGCAGGACTGGAAGAAAAGTTTCGCGCAGACATATTTATTAGCGGTTTCTTAGTAAATACACTTCTCGCCGTTCTGCTAGCTTATCTTGGCGACCAAATTGGAGTCGATTTATTCCTTGCTGCTGTTGTTGCACTTGGAGGGCGAGTCTTCCTCAACCTGTCGCTTATAAGGCGCTACTGGCTCACCCAGATTGCGTTGACAAAAAAGGAACATTAG
- a CDS encoding DUF881 domain-containing protein: MSTPVGIKHNSWIWQVTILSIVLGMLLAAALKTQQHIRTASGIPTTRFPGLVQALQDERQRGEQLRKEIANYQKKLEEYQSALGQGSTRTELLNKDLQKAKFLAGLTPVQGDGIVVVLKDSDKEPPPDAPPDLAQEYIIHDQDIRNFVNELLAAGAEAIAVNGQRLIAKSAIRCTGGSIKVNDVAIAPPYTIVAIGPPDAMESALKIRGGIVDQFKMLEDLSDMVRIQKKKNLMVPAYNGSTEFQYAKPVSVE, translated from the coding sequence ATGAGCACTCCCGTTGGCATCAAACACAACTCATGGATATGGCAGGTTACTATTCTCAGCATCGTGTTGGGAATGCTACTAGCTGCAGCATTAAAAACTCAGCAACACATCCGCACTGCCTCTGGGATTCCCACTACTCGTTTCCCAGGGTTGGTTCAAGCCCTTCAAGACGAGCGCCAGCGAGGAGAGCAACTGCGCAAAGAAATCGCGAATTATCAAAAGAAATTAGAGGAGTATCAGTCAGCTCTAGGGCAGGGATCGACTCGCACAGAACTTTTGAACAAAGACTTGCAGAAGGCGAAGTTTCTCGCTGGTCTGACCCCCGTTCAAGGAGATGGAATAGTAGTAGTTCTCAAAGATAGCGACAAGGAACCGCCGCCGGATGCACCGCCCGATTTAGCGCAGGAATATATTATTCACGACCAGGACATTCGCAATTTCGTCAACGAGCTCCTTGCGGCGGGAGCGGAGGCAATAGCCGTAAACGGCCAGCGCCTCATAGCAAAATCAGCAATTCGATGCACAGGAGGAAGCATTAAAGTAAATGATGTAGCCATTGCTCCTCCATACACAATCGTTGCTATTGGGCCACCGGATGCGATGGAGAGTGCTTTAAAAATCAGGGGCGGGATTGTTGACCAGTTTAAAATGCTAGAAGACCTCAGCGATATGGTTCGAATTCAAAAAAAGAAAAACCTGATGGTGCCGGCATACAACGGAAGCACAGAATTTCAATATGCCAAGCCGGTGAGCGTAGAATAG
- a CDS encoding FtsQ-type POTRA domain-containing protein, giving the protein MNDITYIQPRPKRRRRKRYVINAWRLTLSCLLFLLFLELVATAFTSPWFYITNIKVEGTKILSPKAVVQYLNIPPKTNLFRLQTRRLVKRLQCNPVVFRASVHKVVPGTLVVRITERKPILTLSANDKYYEIDRYSVPFRIVPKPSANLPLVICPAPRKILLGKPLKTQNFNSAIECLLLAQQKKNFTVAKIFVDQNGDLCLNTSDGLEVKMGRPNKLDEKLDIVESAMEQLPSARTGAEYIDVSCGREGSAIKYK; this is encoded by the coding sequence ATGAACGATATTACCTACATACAGCCGAGACCAAAGCGCCGACGCCGAAAGCGCTACGTCATAAACGCTTGGCGGCTGACATTATCTTGCCTGCTTTTTCTGCTTTTCTTGGAACTTGTGGCAACAGCCTTCACCTCGCCATGGTTCTATATTACAAATATCAAAGTTGAAGGCACAAAAATTCTTTCCCCAAAGGCGGTGGTGCAGTATCTTAATATCCCGCCAAAGACTAACTTATTTCGTTTGCAAACCCGCCGGTTAGTTAAGCGCTTACAATGCAACCCAGTTGTTTTTAGAGCCTCAGTGCACAAGGTAGTTCCAGGAACCCTAGTTGTCAGGATTACAGAAAGAAAACCAATACTAACACTAAGTGCGAACGACAAATACTATGAAATTGACCGTTACAGCGTGCCATTTCGAATTGTTCCCAAACCATCTGCGAACCTTCCGCTAGTAATCTGCCCAGCCCCACGAAAAATCCTCTTGGGCAAGCCCTTGAAAACACAAAATTTCAATTCTGCAATAGAATGCTTGCTTCTTGCACAACAAAAAAAGAATTTCACTGTAGCCAAAATATTCGTTGACCAAAATGGTGATTTATGTTTAAATACATCCGATGGGCTTGAGGTCAAAATGGGCCGCCCGAACAAACTCGACGAAAAGCTTGACATAGTCGAGTCGGCAATGGAGCAGTTGCCAAGCGCACGCACTGGTGCGGAATATATTGACGTCAGCTGCGGGCGCGAAGGTTCGGCAATAAAATACAAGTAA
- a CDS encoding D-alanine--D-alanine ligase, which produces MSQKIRVAVLMGGRSKEREVSLSTGRMIMNALDPQKYDAFAVDSALIGVSAATKPKTAITGSSAKAEPSSNTSIELRPLDDIVRMNGHSPKPDVVIIALHGKFGEDGTIQGLLELLEIPYVGSGVLASALALNKIMARKVLQYEGIPVPKGLSIRRGSDIKEFQAEVERILGYPVIVKPNEEGSTIGISIVRTAEDFAKAIESAYEYDSDILVEEFIEGGVEITGAVLGNEKPFVLPLVEIVPEGGFYDYHAKYTPGATEEICPARIPEEQYREAERLALASHKALGCRGMSRTDMIVKGTNIWVLEVNTIPGMTPTSLLPRAAQAAGISFPKLLDMLIEYALEGRA; this is translated from the coding sequence GTGTCGCAAAAAATTAGAGTTGCCGTCTTAATGGGAGGGAGATCCAAAGAGCGAGAAGTTTCACTCTCAACAGGCCGAATGATTATGAACGCTCTAGATCCGCAAAAGTACGACGCCTTTGCGGTTGATAGTGCACTGATTGGGGTATCGGCCGCAACTAAACCGAAAACTGCCATTACAGGGTCGTCGGCGAAGGCCGAACCTTCATCCAATACGTCGATTGAACTGCGGCCTCTTGACGACATAGTTCGAATGAATGGCCATTCTCCAAAACCTGATGTAGTAATTATCGCACTCCATGGAAAGTTTGGCGAAGATGGCACCATTCAGGGACTACTTGAGCTACTTGAAATACCATATGTCGGTTCAGGCGTGCTTGCTAGCGCCCTGGCTCTCAATAAAATTATGGCTCGCAAAGTGCTCCAATACGAGGGAATCCCTGTTCCTAAGGGTCTTTCAATTCGCCGAGGCAGCGATATAAAAGAATTCCAAGCAGAAGTCGAACGCATATTAGGTTATCCCGTCATCGTTAAGCCCAATGAGGAAGGTTCTACCATTGGCATCAGCATAGTTCGAACAGCAGAGGACTTCGCTAAAGCCATCGAATCTGCCTATGAATACGACAGCGACATTTTAGTTGAGGAATTCATCGAAGGCGGAGTTGAGATTACCGGCGCAGTGCTTGGCAATGAAAAGCCTTTCGTTCTACCGTTAGTTGAAATTGTACCCGAAGGTGGGTTCTATGATTACCATGCCAAATACACGCCTGGTGCAACCGAGGAAATCTGTCCAGCCCGCATTCCAGAGGAACAATACCGCGAAGCCGAGCGCTTGGCACTCGCATCACATAAAGCACTTGGGTGCAGGGGGATGTCGCGCACAGACATGATAGTCAAAGGAACGAACATTTGGGTGCTAGAGGTAAACACAATCCCGGGAATGACCCCAACAAGCCTGCTACCGCGTGCGGCACAAGCCGCGGGCATTTCTTTCCCAAAGCTGCTTGATATGTTAATCGAGTACGCATTGGAAGGCAGAGCTTAA